The following coding sequences lie in one Mycobacterium sp. Z3061 genomic window:
- a CDS encoding OmpA family protein, with protein sequence MGPDVGVDEALAPARQIDQAQPTPRYHRQRLGRAWLIGLAAIPFLLATIGYGAYERPMGVNGPTGDLPTLTAAPAGATNAGNAPSLSLSLLSISRSGNSVTLIGDVPDDAAKAALMKSLKALTPPGVSVVDQIHIDPLVRTLDFALAEPVFTAGAPIPDFTLKVEKDTVTLGGTASPDQKDAVERAVVSAWPGVNVANTIVARSQITPNVPQAGAPVPPPGPGACGNLQAVLDKMTGGPLGFGTDGVSLTPDDTQILIRVADQLKACPTARITVNGYTDNASAEGINIPLSVQRANLVAEFLIANGVTRDRVTAKGLGSANPIASNDTAEGRAKNRRAELVVG encoded by the coding sequence GTGGGTCCAGATGTGGGGGTGGACGAAGCGCTCGCGCCCGCCCGTCAAATCGACCAGGCTCAGCCCACCCCGAGATACCACCGTCAGCGGCTCGGCCGCGCCTGGTTGATCGGGCTCGCGGCGATTCCGTTTCTGCTGGCGACGATCGGATACGGCGCATACGAGCGGCCGATGGGCGTCAACGGGCCGACCGGCGACCTGCCCACGCTCACGGCCGCGCCGGCCGGTGCGACGAACGCCGGCAACGCTCCGAGCTTGTCGCTGTCGTTGCTCTCAATCAGCCGCAGCGGAAACAGCGTCACGCTGATCGGCGACGTCCCCGACGACGCCGCAAAGGCTGCGCTGATGAAATCCCTCAAAGCTCTTACGCCTCCCGGTGTCAGTGTCGTCGACCAGATTCATATCGACCCGCTTGTGCGCACCCTCGACTTCGCGCTCGCAGAGCCGGTTTTCACCGCCGGCGCGCCGATCCCTGATTTCACGCTGAAGGTCGAGAAAGACACCGTGACGCTGGGCGGCACCGCATCGCCGGATCAGAAGGACGCCGTCGAGCGCGCGGTGGTCAGCGCCTGGCCGGGCGTGAACGTCGCCAACACGATCGTGGCCAGGAGTCAGATCACTCCCAATGTGCCGCAGGCAGGTGCCCCCGTCCCCCCTCCCGGACCCGGCGCGTGTGGCAACCTCCAGGCGGTCCTCGACAAGATGACCGGCGGTCCACTGGGCTTCGGCACCGACGGGGTGAGCCTGACTCCGGATGACACGCAGATCCTGATCCGGGTGGCCGACCAGCTCAAGGCCTGCCCGACCGCGCGCATCACGGTCAACGGATACACCGATAACGCCAGCGCCGAGGGGATCAACATTCCGTTGAGCGTGCAGCGGGCCAACCTGGTGGCCGAGTTCCTCATTGCCAACGGCGTCACCCGGGATCGCGTCACCGCCAAAGGTCTGGGTTCGGCCAACCCGATAGCCAGTAATGACACGGCCGAAGGTCGTGCGAAGAACCGTCGCGCCGAGCTTGTGGTCGGCTAG
- a CDS encoding DUF2630 family protein produces MANGNKPTDSDALAHIRELVAQEKALREQVQHGQISTDEEQERLRRLEVELDQCWDLLRQRRALRETGGDPREAAVRPADEVEGYIG; encoded by the coding sequence ATGGCCAACGGAAACAAACCGACGGACAGCGACGCCCTGGCACACATCCGCGAGCTGGTCGCCCAGGAGAAGGCCCTGCGTGAGCAGGTGCAGCACGGCCAGATCTCGACCGACGAGGAACAGGAGCGGTTGCGCCGCCTGGAGGTCGAGCTTGATCAGTGCTGGGACCTACTCCGGCAGCGTCGGGCGTTGCGCGAAACCGGTGGTGACCCGCGCGAAGCCGCGGTGCGACCGGCTGATGAGGTCGAAGGCTACATCGGATAG
- a CDS encoding NAD(P)/FAD-dependent oxidoreductase, with protein MADADFDAVIIGGGHNGLVAAAYLARAGLRVRLLERLPQIGGATISARLFDGVDVRLSRYSYLVSLLPTRILEDLGARVRLARRPYSSYTPDPGTSGRTGLLVGQNGSFAAIGAADDERGFAAFYRRCGQVTGRLWPTLLEPLRTRKQARQLVLDGGSSDGMAAWHALVEEPIGHAITDAVTSDVVRGVIATDALVGTFARLNDTSLLQNICFLYHVLGGGTGDWNVPIGGMGAVSSSLAAAATRHGAEITTDADVFALDPDGQVRYRSDGDEHRVRGRFVLAGVGPAVLAGLLGESAPPVAPGPQVKVNMVLSRLPRLRDQNVSPEKAFGGTFHVNETWSQLDAGYLRAAAGQLPDPLPCEAYCHSLTDRSIVSPHLPGVQTMTVFGFQAPVSGSPEPDRLRERLTDAVLASLNSVLAEPIQDVLLPDAHGRPCLETTTTLDLQDRLGMTAGNIFHGALSWPFAEDDDPLDTPARRWGVATAHDRIMLCGSGARRGGAVSGIGGHNAAMAVLASL; from the coding sequence ATGGCTGACGCCGATTTCGATGCAGTCATCATTGGCGGCGGCCATAACGGCCTGGTCGCGGCCGCCTATCTGGCACGGGCGGGCCTTCGGGTGCGACTGCTCGAGCGATTGCCGCAGATCGGCGGCGCCACCATATCTGCCCGGCTCTTCGACGGTGTCGACGTCCGACTGTCGCGCTACTCGTACCTGGTGAGCCTGTTGCCGACGCGCATTCTCGAAGACCTCGGTGCGCGAGTGCGACTGGCCAGACGACCCTACTCGTCATACACGCCCGACCCGGGAACGTCGGGACGCACCGGCCTGCTGGTCGGGCAGAACGGCAGCTTCGCCGCGATCGGAGCGGCCGACGACGAGCGCGGCTTCGCCGCTTTCTACCGGCGTTGCGGGCAGGTCACCGGGCGCCTCTGGCCTACCCTGCTCGAACCATTGCGCACCCGGAAGCAGGCTCGCCAACTCGTGCTCGATGGCGGCTCCTCTGATGGCATGGCCGCATGGCATGCCTTGGTCGAGGAGCCGATCGGTCATGCCATCACCGACGCCGTGACCAGCGACGTGGTTCGCGGTGTCATCGCGACCGACGCGCTGGTCGGCACCTTCGCCCGCCTGAACGACACGTCGCTGCTGCAGAACATCTGCTTCCTGTATCACGTGCTCGGCGGTGGCACCGGCGACTGGAATGTGCCGATCGGCGGCATGGGCGCGGTTTCTTCGTCCCTGGCCGCCGCGGCGACCCGTCATGGAGCCGAAATTACAACGGACGCTGACGTTTTCGCTCTGGATCCGGATGGTCAGGTGCGCTACCGCAGCGACGGGGACGAGCACCGGGTCCGTGGCCGTTTTGTGCTGGCGGGCGTCGGGCCGGCGGTGCTGGCCGGCCTGCTGGGCGAGTCGGCGCCACCGGTGGCGCCGGGTCCGCAGGTCAAGGTCAACATGGTGCTCAGCCGGTTGCCGCGCCTGCGTGATCAGAACGTGAGCCCCGAAAAGGCTTTCGGCGGCACGTTTCACGTCAACGAGACATGGTCGCAACTCGATGCCGGATACCTGCGGGCCGCCGCCGGTCAGCTGCCGGATCCGTTGCCGTGTGAGGCGTACTGCCATTCCCTGACCGATCGCAGTATCGTCTCGCCCCACCTGCCCGGCGTCCAGACGATGACGGTCTTCGGCTTCCAAGCCCCGGTCTCCGGATCTCCGGAGCCGGACCGGCTGCGCGAGCGACTGACCGATGCCGTGCTGGCGTCGTTGAATTCCGTTCTGGCCGAACCGATTCAGGACGTGCTGCTGCCCGACGCGCATGGACGTCCCTGCCTGGAGACCACCACGACGCTGGATCTACAGGACCGGTTGGGAATGACCGCGGGCAATATCTTCCACGGCGCGCTGTCGTGGCCGTTTGCTGAGGACGACGATCCGCTGGACACGCCGGCGCGCCGGTGGGGCGTGGCCACCGCGCACGACCGGATCATGCTGTGCGGGTCCGGTGCCCGCCGCGGCGGGGCGGTCTCGGGTATCGGCGGGCACAACGCCGCCATGGCGGTGCTGGCCTCGCTTTAG